One stretch of Chitinophaga pendula DNA includes these proteins:
- a CDS encoding UPF0489 family protein, producing the protein MRKKSTIFIVEEHHEAYLIWKYAVAQGRIKPSNNILIHIDEHSDMGIPYLNIPAPKLNGDLSQIKDFTYKELTIATFILPAVYEGLFDDVYWIKHRHGKTNRKAHEMYIRSQNNAGTFLAGGQAGLLDKYDDASGSKSQDARRYRFYKQHINELKKFGTVVLDIDLDYFSCIQNPLQKELRIEITEEEYKHFHQTPYHRIRFFDFGRVDAVCENDRYYYYFNRIADPRESPLKVSADTIQQRIDRTIGFLKAKITNPPVITICRSRKSGYTPDDQCEFIETQLINALSKIYDIEDCTHVNNVPLSTDSQ; encoded by the coding sequence ATGAGAAAGAAATCAACGATTTTTATAGTAGAAGAACATCACGAAGCATACCTCATCTGGAAATATGCAGTGGCACAAGGACGTATCAAGCCAAGCAACAACATATTGATACATATCGACGAACATTCCGATATGGGAATTCCATATCTCAACATACCAGCCCCCAAGCTGAATGGCGACCTGTCTCAGATCAAAGACTTTACCTACAAAGAACTGACCATCGCTACTTTTATCCTGCCCGCTGTCTATGAAGGCTTATTCGACGATGTCTACTGGATCAAACATCGCCATGGCAAAACCAACAGGAAAGCCCATGAAATGTACATCCGCTCCCAAAACAATGCGGGTACCTTCCTCGCCGGCGGACAGGCAGGATTGCTAGATAAATACGATGATGCCTCAGGTAGCAAAAGCCAGGACGCCCGCCGCTACCGCTTCTATAAACAACATATCAATGAACTCAAAAAGTTTGGTACCGTCGTACTGGATATCGATCTCGACTACTTCTCCTGCATCCAGAACCCCTTGCAAAAAGAACTTCGTATTGAAATCACCGAAGAAGAATACAAACATTTCCACCAGACGCCTTATCATCGCATCCGCTTTTTTGACTTCGGAAGAGTAGATGCTGTATGTGAGAACGATCGATACTACTATTACTTCAACAGGATCGCAGACCCCCGGGAATCTCCGCTGAAAGTAAGCGCAGATACCATTCAGCAACGGATCGATCGTACCATCGGGTTCCTGAAGGCCAAAATCACCAATCCCCCGGTGATCACCATCTGCCGGTCCCGTAAAAGTGGATATACCCCCGATGATCAATGCGAATTCATAGAAACACAACTGATAAACGCACTTAGCAAAATATACGATATCGAAGACTGTACACACGTTAACAACGTCCCACTGTCCACCGATTCCCAATAA
- a CDS encoding ABC transporter permease — translation MSTSILKKTSRIFSRNKLTFIINISGFSIGIASFIILMLWIFREKGYNRFLKDQQVFQVVTNYPVNNEIRSARATSLPLIRAISQGIPGVENIVTTKTMDEVDIEMDKKQTRSNGRYASTDLFKVFPRPFLTGSPEGALNDPAAIVISSDVANRLYGPEWRTRMDNGVLTISTDKTREWQVKGVFEAFPEQSSFRSDFFIPLPKDTNEHIGSYNYEAYLKLNPNSNIADIRAKINQKVTGLSKAGIYLQPFEDIHLYSNFENGAVSGGRILYVRLFTIAAIFLLAMACINFMNLNIASSFKRTKELSVKRMMGAGRMSLIRQLIGEAYLTVFIAIVLGLLIVFFCLPTINTYLAETLRFPLTSWEFWLFIAVIFGITGLVASIYPALILTSFDPISVLKNNKGTRIGGIGVTKILFTIQFFISVILIYIAFTTNNQVQYLLHKDLGYDKQHILGRKLTEEEIQKMPLIKEELKSKSFLASSTFSSSNLVTGCPVTGDVNWPGKTPNDSVRFAVLYTDKDFVKTFKVKRITKDPGDEFSADLAVVINRRAAKLMGGEDAIINKMIDVFGEKGRVTGIVEDFNFSSLYNPIEPLIIADFPPEAEYLFIQPIPGRETDAIAFMEALGRKDPSKKTENYFWVEDQLNTIYKDEANLGKRSFIFSIVCILIALSGFFGLINFSIIKRMREMSIRRIFGSTQQQIVNLIFVDFLKLIAVAAVVAIPVSYLLLHNWLEKFPYRIQMNPLSFAIPLLGMAGLILLIILFYAIRLKTINPARVLREN, via the coding sequence ATGAGTACTTCAATCTTAAAGAAAACCTCTAGGATCTTCAGCAGGAACAAACTTACATTCATCATAAACATTTCCGGATTTTCCATCGGCATAGCATCGTTCATCATACTGATGCTGTGGATATTCCGGGAGAAAGGATATAACCGCTTCCTCAAAGATCAACAGGTGTTTCAGGTAGTAACAAACTACCCGGTCAATAACGAGATAAGATCAGCCCGCGCTACCTCATTACCGCTGATACGCGCTATCAGTCAGGGAATACCCGGTGTCGAAAATATTGTTACTACCAAAACGATGGACGAAGTGGACATCGAAATGGACAAAAAACAAACACGGTCAAATGGAAGATATGCTAGCACGGACCTGTTTAAAGTCTTCCCCAGACCATTCCTCACAGGAAGTCCCGAAGGTGCCCTGAATGATCCGGCAGCAATTGTCATATCCTCTGATGTCGCCAACAGGTTATATGGCCCCGAATGGCGCACAAGAATGGATAATGGCGTACTGACGATCTCCACCGATAAAACCCGGGAATGGCAAGTAAAAGGAGTGTTTGAAGCTTTCCCCGAACAGTCCAGCTTCCGTAGTGACTTCTTTATCCCACTGCCTAAAGACACCAACGAACACATAGGTAGCTATAACTATGAAGCATATCTTAAACTCAATCCTAACAGCAACATCGCAGACATAAGGGCCAAAATAAATCAAAAAGTAACCGGCCTCTCAAAAGCCGGTATCTATTTGCAACCTTTCGAAGATATTCACCTCTACTCGAATTTTGAGAACGGTGCCGTAAGCGGCGGCAGGATCTTATATGTACGCCTCTTTACCATAGCAGCTATCTTCCTGCTGGCAATGGCATGTATCAATTTTATGAACCTGAACATCGCCAGCTCTTTCAAACGCACAAAAGAATTAAGTGTAAAAAGAATGATGGGCGCAGGAAGAATGTCTCTCATCAGGCAATTGATCGGGGAAGCTTATCTCACCGTGTTCATTGCTATCGTACTAGGCCTGCTCATCGTCTTCTTCTGTCTGCCTACTATCAATACCTACCTGGCAGAAACACTCCGGTTCCCACTCACCTCATGGGAATTCTGGTTGTTCATCGCCGTAATCTTTGGCATAACAGGCCTGGTTGCCAGCATATACCCAGCCCTGATACTGACCTCCTTCGACCCTATAAGCGTACTCAAAAACAATAAAGGTACCAGGATAGGCGGCATCGGCGTAACAAAGATCCTCTTTACAATACAGTTCTTTATATCTGTCATACTGATATATATCGCCTTTACCACCAACAACCAGGTACAATACCTACTGCATAAAGACCTGGGATATGATAAACAACATATACTGGGCAGAAAACTGACCGAAGAAGAAATACAGAAGATGCCACTGATTAAAGAAGAACTCAAATCCAAGTCCTTCCTCGCAAGCAGTACCTTCTCCAGCTCTAACCTCGTGACCGGCTGCCCGGTTACCGGAGACGTCAACTGGCCGGGTAAGACCCCGAATGATAGCGTCAGGTTTGCCGTGTTATATACCGACAAAGACTTCGTTAAAACATTTAAAGTAAAACGGATAACCAAAGACCCCGGAGACGAATTCAGCGCAGACCTCGCAGTCGTGATCAATCGGAGAGCCGCAAAACTAATGGGGGGCGAAGATGCAATCATCAATAAAATGATTGATGTCTTCGGCGAAAAAGGCCGCGTTACAGGTATCGTTGAAGATTTTAACTTCAGCTCCCTCTACAATCCCATAGAACCACTCATCATAGCAGACTTCCCACCCGAAGCAGAATACCTGTTTATTCAACCCATACCCGGCAGAGAAACCGATGCAATCGCCTTCATGGAAGCACTGGGTCGGAAAGATCCGTCGAAAAAAACCGAAAACTACTTCTGGGTAGAAGACCAACTTAATACTATCTATAAAGATGAGGCCAACCTGGGCAAACGATCCTTTATATTCAGCATCGTATGCATATTGATCGCCTTATCCGGATTCTTCGGACTGATAAACTTCTCTATCATCAAAAGAATGAGAGAAATGAGCATCCGGAGAATATTCGGAAGTACACAACAACAAATAGTAAATCTCATATTCGTGGATTTCCTTAAGCTGATAGCTGTAGCGGCAGTAGTAGCTATACCGGTATCATACCTGCTGTTACACAACTGGCTGGAGAAATTCCCCTACAGGATACAAATGAACCCGCTGTCATTCGCAATACCCCTGTTGGGAATGGCCGGACTCATCTTATTAATCATCCTTTTTTATGCAATCCGGTTGAAGACCATCAACCCTGCCCGCGTACTCAGAGAAAATTAG
- a CDS encoding glycosyltransferase family 2 protein: MNRLFTLKETLPGNIACSRRFPNTEIILLDYNSSDGLESWVKENCLQYIEEGILSFYRIIDPLPRYFSHAHSRNIAFRLATGNIICNVNADYHVGDNILGYVSNELPVNDPLALIADLNGADRDNIGRICLRTADFHTVGGFDESFKGYGYEDIDLSLRLKMSGVHLKYLPNTFFNNYVSHDDIRRFENSYDYHHLQRAFVRKIDPGTSSVLFLYKDGKIEAGTLIKAEDHFPSIQEGGWRKGHWNSIGNHIHIEEVGEETRTFLEDHSHNVPQLVHGEEIYREVIRSEDWNDILLRKSIIGNYQMMKNRRKSGNCRANEEGFGKGIVMKNFCEIIELK; encoded by the coding sequence ATGAACAGACTGTTCACACTGAAAGAAACACTGCCTGGCAACATCGCCTGCAGCAGAAGATTTCCCAATACAGAGATCATCCTGCTGGACTATAACTCCTCAGATGGCCTGGAATCCTGGGTGAAAGAAAACTGCCTGCAGTACATAGAAGAGGGCATATTGAGCTTTTACAGGATCATCGACCCACTACCTCGCTACTTTTCACATGCCCATTCCAGAAACATTGCCTTCAGACTGGCCACCGGCAACATCATCTGCAATGTCAACGCCGACTACCACGTCGGAGACAACATACTCGGATATGTCAGCAACGAATTACCCGTCAATGACCCACTGGCACTGATCGCCGACCTGAACGGAGCAGATCGCGACAACATAGGACGCATCTGCCTGAGAACAGCCGACTTTCATACTGTAGGAGGATTCGACGAAAGTTTCAAAGGATATGGATATGAAGATATCGACCTCAGCTTGCGCCTGAAAATGTCCGGCGTACATCTGAAATACCTGCCCAACACCTTTTTTAATAACTATGTCAGCCACGACGATATCAGACGGTTTGAGAACAGCTACGACTACCACCACCTTCAAAGGGCATTCGTCAGGAAAATAGACCCTGGCACCAGTAGCGTATTGTTCCTGTACAAAGATGGAAAGATCGAAGCAGGTACCCTCATCAAAGCAGAAGATCATTTCCCGTCTATTCAGGAAGGTGGCTGGCGAAAAGGCCATTGGAACAGCATCGGAAATCATATCCACATAGAAGAAGTAGGAGAGGAGACACGGACATTCCTCGAAGACCACTCCCACAATGTTCCGCAACTGGTTCATGGCGAAGAAATATACCGGGAAGTGATCCGCTCCGAAGACTGGAACGATATCCTGCTCCGAAAATCCATTATCGGTAACTACCAGATGATGAAGAACCGGCGAAAAAGCGGCAACTGCAGAGCAAATGAAGAAGGCTTCGGAAAGGGAATAGTAATGAAAAACTTCTGCGAAATAATTGAACTCAAATAG
- a CDS encoding S8 family peptidase: protein MSRQPVVAIIDEGLLMDRFAAQTTPVQEINIYESTNTNVDNIADMATKRLHGTNIASIILQVCPSASILSVRMVPLKTINVPLLCKALRFCAELPVVNVINISLGILSTDTYSQELFECCRYCHQKGKILVAAAHFNCEKKCYPAAFPFVYGVGAGLISDINQYSYLGDGYINILAKGIHQRLLHENDKYILRGGTSYATAAFSGILCNKLINETADNTINIHDHIRQGGTNTLNLHYLIEYQPEETTTHIPVTGINKAWKCLSYALDHTPVKDPAVLADQLLFNMNYFLQGNTPEIQYPGIPDLKPLVSGKMFNRVNTLLIGNFFDNKHLLNVYFGYTLIRQFIEHNGNFLVFDEYIANVIRKTVLLFGSRFNGQIVILETLSI, encoded by the coding sequence ATGAGCAGACAACCGGTAGTCGCCATTATTGACGAAGGATTGCTGATGGATCGGTTTGCAGCTCAAACCACTCCCGTCCAGGAGATCAATATCTACGAATCCACCAACACAAATGTGGATAACATCGCGGATATGGCAACCAAACGCCTCCATGGTACGAATATAGCCTCCATTATACTCCAGGTATGCCCTTCCGCAAGTATCCTCTCCGTAAGAATGGTACCGCTCAAAACGATCAACGTCCCCCTCCTGTGCAAAGCACTCCGCTTTTGCGCAGAACTACCGGTCGTTAACGTAATCAATATCAGCCTGGGTATCCTAAGCACAGACACCTATTCACAGGAACTATTCGAATGCTGTCGGTACTGCCATCAGAAGGGGAAAATACTGGTGGCAGCCGCTCACTTCAACTGCGAGAAAAAATGCTACCCCGCCGCCTTCCCTTTCGTATATGGTGTAGGCGCCGGCTTGATAAGCGATATTAACCAATACAGCTATCTCGGTGATGGATACATTAACATCCTCGCAAAAGGCATCCACCAACGCCTGCTACATGAAAACGATAAATATATCCTCCGGGGAGGTACCAGCTACGCAACCGCCGCATTCTCCGGTATCTTGTGCAACAAGCTGATCAATGAAACGGCAGATAACACCATCAATATACATGATCATATCAGGCAGGGGGGAACGAATACTTTAAATCTTCATTACCTGATAGAATATCAGCCGGAGGAAACCACCACCCATATACCCGTAACAGGAATAAATAAAGCGTGGAAATGCCTCTCATATGCCCTCGATCACACACCGGTAAAAGATCCGGCTGTATTGGCAGATCAACTACTGTTCAACATGAACTACTTTCTGCAGGGGAATACCCCGGAGATCCAATATCCCGGTATACCGGATCTGAAACCGCTCGTTTCCGGAAAAATGTTCAATCGGGTCAATACGTTGCTTATAGGTAACTTCTTCGACAACAAACACCTGTTGAATGTATATTTCGGATACACCCTCATCCGCCAGTTCATCGAACATAATGGGAATTTCCTAGTTTTTGACGAATACATAGCCAATGTTATTAGAAAAACAGTACTTTTATTCGGAAGTAGATTTAACGGGCAGATTGTGATTTTGGAAACACTATCCATTTAA
- a CDS encoding S41 family peptidase: MNNSASSVSPWHNYLCLLLCLCYTTAHAQWKAISYTSGFTTKWDLTTTTGAYVQSPVCFPDHKDCQGIIVNEKGTKTSATTAILAAADWQTDTFFLRQLLPSNKPTLNYDKAKANISCYTRNVKKLLLVLMGNDSTWHFKDITIDQDGFQLPLSSFISTWDHSTGHEFSDDNITFNSLTILYQPAHPTERSDLIISDLTIGEINNTPTRNVFAWIDSLTGHPQETYTRMFDDYSRFVYAQPETSEKENTKPLTFEDFGRENGYLSGYVTFIPADTKAEERKLLAALMKKFAELYPFYQQRGINKKEAIATFNKIFSNTNRPYASLLADLQANFKRLYPDPHLGIILPSTPAADAPVARPKNGPLRLKTIGEEVVVAAILNDRYRDSIPLGAKVIAIDDKPVSTSGDPNQLLFRKETEILNISILADSNRSLRTFHIPYTTPVRMTKNFLPAPEIRLLPDNTLVFRIASWKGETYYKLLNIFFAQQDIKGMIIDLRGNGGGYSADVLKTLSLFTNQEYSLGRRHYPWFEESILISPARKEFRCRAAKVIILTDKNTACASEIFILGMKKRPGTFVLGDTPTMGAVASATIFRLPSGLTLQLHTNFRQFIFDPAIYTEGKGIEPDIWVAKTHARDLAPYEDKLLKHALQLIRL; this comes from the coding sequence ATGAACAATAGTGCTTCGTCAGTAAGCCCCTGGCATAATTATCTGTGCCTCCTCCTGTGTCTGTGCTACACTACCGCACACGCACAATGGAAAGCTATATCCTATACTTCCGGGTTCACTACCAAATGGGATCTAACAACGACTACCGGCGCCTATGTCCAAAGCCCCGTATGTTTTCCTGATCATAAAGATTGTCAGGGCATCATCGTAAATGAAAAAGGTACAAAAACATCCGCCACAACGGCAATACTCGCTGCCGCAGATTGGCAAACGGATACGTTTTTCCTCCGGCAATTGCTCCCCAGTAATAAACCCACACTGAACTACGATAAAGCAAAGGCCAATATCTCCTGCTATACCAGAAATGTTAAAAAGCTGCTACTCGTTCTAATGGGAAATGATTCCACCTGGCACTTCAAGGACATCACCATCGACCAGGATGGATTCCAGTTGCCATTGTCCTCCTTCATCAGTACCTGGGATCATAGTACCGGCCATGAGTTCAGTGACGACAATATTACCTTTAATAGCCTGACGATACTATACCAACCGGCTCATCCCACAGAAAGATCAGATCTTATCATCAGCGACCTTACTATCGGAGAGATCAATAATACACCCACCCGGAACGTATTCGCGTGGATCGATAGCCTCACCGGACACCCGCAGGAAACCTACACCAGGATGTTCGACGACTATTCCCGGTTCGTCTACGCACAGCCGGAAACTTCCGAAAAAGAGAATACAAAGCCACTCACCTTCGAAGACTTTGGACGGGAGAATGGATACCTGTCAGGATACGTCACCTTCATACCCGCCGATACAAAGGCGGAAGAAAGAAAATTACTGGCAGCCTTGATGAAGAAATTCGCAGAACTATATCCCTTCTATCAACAGAGAGGGATCAACAAAAAAGAAGCCATCGCTACTTTCAATAAGATATTCAGTAACACTAACCGTCCTTATGCCTCCCTGCTGGCCGACCTGCAGGCAAATTTTAAACGCCTGTATCCCGACCCGCATCTGGGTATTATACTACCATCCACCCCTGCTGCCGATGCACCGGTAGCCCGGCCCAAAAATGGCCCCCTGCGCCTCAAAACTATCGGAGAAGAGGTAGTGGTCGCAGCCATCCTGAACGATCGCTATCGGGATTCAATCCCATTGGGAGCCAAAGTAATAGCCATAGATGATAAACCCGTATCCACCAGTGGAGATCCTAATCAACTCCTGTTCAGGAAAGAAACCGAAATACTCAACATCAGCATACTGGCAGATAGCAACCGTTCCCTACGGACATTTCATATCCCATATACCACACCTGTCCGGATGACAAAGAACTTCCTGCCTGCACCCGAAATACGACTACTGCCGGATAATACCCTGGTCTTCCGCATCGCCAGCTGGAAAGGAGAAACCTACTACAAACTCCTGAATATCTTCTTCGCACAACAGGATATCAAAGGAATGATCATCGACCTGCGGGGAAATGGCGGTGGCTACAGCGCAGACGTATTGAAAACACTTTCCCTGTTCACCAACCAGGAATATAGCCTCGGCAGAAGACACTACCCCTGGTTCGAAGAATCCATCCTGATCTCACCGGCAAGAAAAGAATTCAGATGCCGGGCTGCTAAAGTGATTATCCTGACAGATAAAAATACCGCCTGTGCCTCCGAAATATTTATACTGGGCATGAAAAAAAGACCTGGCACCTTCGTATTGGGAGATACCCCTACCATGGGGGCAGTCGCCAGCGCTACTATATTCCGCCTGCCCTCCGGATTAACATTGCAACTACATACCAACTTCAGGCAATTCATATTCGATCCGGCCATCTATACCGAAGGAAAAGGTATAGAACCGGATATCTGGGTCGCTAAAACACATGCCAGAGACCTCGCTCCCTATGAGGACAAATTGCTGAAACATGCACTACAGTTGATCCGGCTATAA
- a CDS encoding cupin domain-containing protein, producing MNTTFGFHQLIAPLKKGEFISEYFEKKPLIIKRNNKHYFDNLLTLAATDQIIDAGTRHADLKLTMSHAGKKIVPEDYTNSWHTEKVSMQTGVNREKLFNTFTHDKATMIIHNAASYHATLNELVVSMEQEFNCNSGVNLFVTPANAQCFQWHYDEHDLFIIQIAGNKHWKIFESAVYLPFEPQNRKQVDFSGLALLHDVCLEPGDLLYLPRGYVHEVITTDVLSCHVTLGILNTSWIKRFADYITHLAYQDPLFRRSYITGMDIPQQYKEDKINSLKQQLLQKISEEELLAFFYQHRHNTAKPSAMTIPSLAALISDHIPAQH from the coding sequence ATGAATACCACATTCGGGTTTCATCAGCTGATAGCTCCCCTGAAAAAAGGGGAGTTTATAAGCGAATACTTTGAGAAAAAACCACTGATCATAAAAAGAAATAATAAACATTATTTCGATAACCTGCTGACCCTCGCAGCAACAGATCAGATCATTGATGCAGGTACCCGGCATGCCGACCTGAAACTGACAATGAGCCACGCAGGGAAAAAAATAGTTCCGGAAGATTATACCAATAGCTGGCATACCGAAAAAGTAAGCATGCAGACCGGCGTAAACCGGGAGAAACTGTTCAATACCTTCACACACGATAAAGCAACCATGATCATACACAACGCCGCCAGCTATCATGCAACATTAAACGAACTGGTGGTAAGTATGGAACAGGAATTCAACTGCAACTCAGGTGTCAATCTATTCGTAACACCCGCCAACGCACAATGTTTCCAATGGCATTACGATGAACACGACCTCTTTATTATTCAGATCGCCGGCAACAAACATTGGAAAATATTCGAAAGTGCCGTCTACCTGCCATTCGAACCACAAAACCGGAAACAAGTAGATTTCTCCGGGCTCGCGCTATTACACGACGTATGCCTCGAACCCGGCGACCTGCTGTACCTCCCAAGAGGATACGTACACGAGGTGATCACGACCGATGTGCTGTCCTGCCATGTTACATTAGGAATACTAAATACCAGCTGGATCAAACGGTTTGCAGACTATATCACCCATCTCGCATACCAGGACCCGTTGTTCAGAAGATCATATATCACCGGCATGGATATACCTCAACAATATAAAGAGGATAAAATCAACAGTCTGAAACAACAATTGCTGCAAAAGATATCGGAAGAAGAACTGCTGGCCTTTTTTTACCAGCACCGGCATAATACCGCAAAACCGTCAGCTATGACCATACCTTCCCTGGCAGCACTGATCAGTGATCACATACCCGCACAGCACTGA
- a CDS encoding cupin domain-containing protein: MHSPSEIHFDHLIDPLDSTTFFSEYFEKKPLVIKRENSSFFSSLLQLQDVDKILYMDDILNRANMRMVKEGKPVPVQQYIQVEKMRNVEVKSKVLTKEVNRLFKEEKATFILEQIKELWPAISRLLLSINDTFHCTSNANVYITPPDACGFDVHYDSHDVFVLQIAGAKHWKVYSNPYILPLGIHNAVPFDVDSLELLYDVELEAGDTLYMPRGFVHEAATSADMSAHITAGVYNTTLAKILSDYVVSLAASESLLRRSVLSLIHKGIPENELIDSIRKLLLDNLSIDILNRNIKQTRPTPLTDQQKTLFAAPSQSQTN, encoded by the coding sequence ATGCACAGCCCTTCAGAGATCCACTTCGATCACCTCATCGATCCACTGGATAGCACCACTTTTTTCAGCGAATACTTTGAAAAGAAACCCCTCGTAATAAAACGGGAAAATAGCAGCTTCTTTTCCTCGCTGCTACAACTACAGGATGTGGATAAGATCTTGTATATGGACGATATACTGAACAGGGCAAATATGAGAATGGTGAAAGAGGGAAAACCAGTCCCCGTACAACAATATATACAGGTAGAAAAGATGAGGAATGTTGAAGTAAAGTCTAAAGTGCTTACAAAAGAGGTAAATCGCTTGTTTAAAGAAGAAAAAGCCACTTTTATATTGGAACAGATCAAAGAGCTGTGGCCGGCTATATCCCGCTTACTGCTTTCCATCAACGATACTTTCCACTGTACCTCTAACGCTAATGTATACATCACACCTCCGGATGCCTGTGGATTCGATGTCCATTATGACTCGCATGATGTCTTTGTCCTGCAGATCGCCGGCGCAAAACACTGGAAAGTATACAGCAACCCTTATATCCTCCCGCTGGGTATCCACAACGCCGTACCGTTTGATGTCGATAGCCTCGAACTGCTTTATGACGTAGAACTGGAAGCCGGCGATACCTTGTATATGCCCAGGGGCTTCGTACACGAAGCAGCAACCTCCGCGGATATGTCCGCCCACATCACCGCCGGCGTCTATAACACCACCCTGGCCAAGATATTATCCGATTACGTAGTTAGCCTGGCGGCCAGCGAAAGCCTGCTACGCCGTAGCGTCCTCTCCCTCATTCACAAGGGAATACCCGAAAATGAGCTGATAGATAGTATCCGAAAACTACTCCTCGACAACCTTTCCATAGATATACTCAACAGAAATATAAAACAAACCAGGCCAACACCACTGACAGACCAGCAAAAAACACTGTTTGCCGCACCTAGCCAATCACAAACAAACTGA
- a CDS encoding radical SAM/SPASM domain-containing protein, with translation MIKSSYYNELIPIKSTGEFLLYNILTGGLQVLENNLGQTVTALKELPAFQLTDYPSLEEELAGLSELGFFVDSQLDEIAAYQEDYHKSQLRKYTNNPHIGLTIGTTITCNMGCPYCFELIKPNKSLRKKEVVEGIANYIEDMILRAPVKKWGGLSIIWYGGEPMINKEAIRLLSEHFIPLCEQYNIPYEASIITNGILLDKENWDFLVENRVTDVQITIDGAKEVHEAYRPLKNQNGKNYEKILENLSIMPPGVSANIRVNTDKKVAATLPRLLDDLQTYGIWPQRYKNISIKLAWLRSYKGADTENMAFMTQEEFFHTENEFSQLMIDRFQSWPAHTGKQRPKLKWKFPTKQSDCATYVSPYSFTFDPEGNIHKCWETIHDTNISSGKKVFEAWNPADFKKYLDYSRTNIHPTCYNCKFNPVCEGLSCAYDSLHAVEEGNFPCTAWKSQLPAYFEKMYNLMQEDADNIAIAAPQAAEFQTHANK, from the coding sequence ATGATAAAGTCTAGCTATTATAATGAGTTAATACCCATTAAAAGTACCGGCGAATTCCTCCTGTATAATATCCTGACCGGTGGATTACAAGTGCTGGAAAATAACCTGGGACAGACCGTCACCGCACTGAAAGAGCTGCCAGCCTTTCAACTCACCGACTACCCCTCCCTGGAAGAAGAACTGGCAGGCCTGTCAGAACTAGGCTTTTTCGTCGACAGCCAACTCGATGAAATAGCGGCCTACCAGGAAGACTATCACAAAAGCCAGCTGAGAAAATATACGAACAACCCCCATATCGGCCTTACAATAGGTACCACCATCACCTGCAATATGGGATGCCCATATTGCTTCGAGCTGATAAAACCCAACAAAAGCTTGCGAAAAAAAGAAGTAGTAGAAGGGATCGCCAACTACATAGAAGATATGATCCTGCGCGCACCAGTCAAAAAATGGGGCGGCCTCTCCATTATATGGTATGGCGGCGAACCCATGATCAATAAAGAAGCCATCCGCCTGCTCTCCGAACACTTTATCCCACTGTGTGAGCAATACAACATTCCATATGAAGCGTCTATCATCACCAATGGAATATTACTCGACAAAGAAAACTGGGATTTCCTGGTAGAAAATCGTGTCACAGATGTACAGATTACGATCGATGGTGCCAAAGAAGTACACGAAGCCTACCGGCCTCTGAAAAATCAAAATGGTAAGAACTACGAGAAAATACTGGAGAACCTCTCTATCATGCCCCCGGGCGTCAGCGCCAACATCCGGGTCAATACCGATAAAAAAGTAGCAGCTACCCTACCTCGCCTACTCGACGACTTACAGACATACGGAATATGGCCCCAGCGATATAAAAATATATCCATCAAATTGGCCTGGCTGCGCTCCTATAAAGGTGCCGACACCGAGAACATGGCCTTCATGACACAGGAAGAGTTTTTCCATACTGAAAACGAATTCAGTCAACTCATGATAGACCGCTTCCAAAGCTGGCCGGCGCATACCGGTAAGCAACGTCCCAAACTAAAATGGAAATTCCCCACAAAACAAAGCGACTGCGCGACCTATGTATCGCCATACTCCTTTACATTCGATCCGGAAGGAAACATCCACAAATGCTGGGAAACCATTCACGATACCAACATCTCCTCCGGTAAAAAAGTATTCGAAGCCTGGAATCCGGCCGACTTTAAAAAATATCTCGACTACTCCCGCACCAACATACATCCCACTTGCTACAATTGTAAATTCAATCCCGTATGCGAAGGTCTTTCCTGCGCATACGACTCACTACACGCCGTAGAAGAAGGGAACTTTCCCTGTACCGCCTGGAAATCCCAACTACCGGCCTACTTCGAAAAAATGTACAACCTCATGCAGGAAGATGCCGACAACATAGCCATCGCCGCTCCCCAGGCAGCCGAATTTCAAACACATGCCAATAAATAA